In a single window of the Dreissena polymorpha isolate Duluth1 chromosome 3, UMN_Dpol_1.0, whole genome shotgun sequence genome:
- the LOC127872879 gene encoding uncharacterized protein DDB_G0271670-like, with product SSSSSSSNSSSSSSSSSSSSSSSSSSSSSSSSSIRSCSSSRSSSSGSTSSGSSRSSSSSSSSSSSSSSSSSSSSSSSSSSSSSSSSCCSSSSSSSSSSSSRSSSSSSRRSSSSSSSIISSSSSSSSSSSSSSSSSSSSSSSSSSSSSSSSSSRSSSSSISSRSSSGSSSSSSSSSSSSSSSSSSSSSSSSSRSSSRSSSSSSSSSRSSSS from the coding sequence agtagtagtagtagtagtagtaatagtagtagtagtagtagtagtagtagtagtagtagtagtagtagtagtagtagtagtagtagtagtagtagtagtattagaagttgtagtagtagtagaagtagtagtagtggtagtactagtagtggtagtagtagaagtagtagtagtagtagtagtagtagtagtagtagtagtagtagtagtagtagtagtagtagtagtagtagtagtagtagtagtagtagtagtagttgttgtagtagtagtagtagtagtagtagtagtagtagtagtagaagtagtagtagtagtagtagaagaagtagtagtagtagtagtagtattattagtagtagtagcagtagtagtagtagtagtagtagtagtagtagtagtagtagtagtagtagtagtagtagtagtagtagtagtagtagtagtagtagtagtagaagtagtagtagtagtattagtagtagaagtagtagtggtagtagtagtagtagtagtagtagtagtagtagtagtagtagtagtagtagtagtagtagtagtagtagtagtagtagaagtagtagtagaagtagtagtagtagtagtagtagtagtcgtagtagtagtagt